DNA sequence from the Lachancea thermotolerans CBS 6340 chromosome H complete sequence genome:
GAATCTGTTGAGACTGGGTATGTTATAAGGGTTTTTCATAATGGTATTGTGGTGCTGGTACCCAAATTCGGTGTTGAAGGCCTCATAAGATTAGAAAACCTTACAGACGACGAGCCATCAGCTCAATTCAAAGCTGAGGAGTTCAAGTTAAGTTTCACACCAAAGGGAGCCGAGCAGATCAAAGATGTTTacatctttgacaaagttAGTGTCCAAGTAAAATCCGTTTTAGACCCTGTTACCAGTAAACGTAAGGCTCAACTGCTGCTGGAGTAGATATCTTTTTACTGCATACATATACGTTTGAACGCTATGCATTAAGCATCTTATATTATATATGAACTAGTGTTTCTTCACAACACCAGCCTTTCCGGCAGAAGCAATAATGTAGTTCTTGTAGTCAAAGATGGTACCTTCAAAACGTCTGACGGTGCCGTTCTCTGAAACCCAGATCTCATTGCATACTCCGTCTATCACGGATATATCGTGGGATACCATCAAGACACCGCCGGTGAACTTTTTGAGGGCGTCCATCAATGCGTCCAAACCAGCCGTATCCAAATGATTTGAAGGTTCATCCAGTACAAGAATATGAGGGTTGTTCAGGCATAGAGCCGCAAAAGCTACTCTCGACTTTTGACCACCGGATAACAGCTGCATTCTTTGCAAACCAAGAGAACCTGTAATGCCGAAGGCACCAAGGTGGCGTCTGTATTCTTCATCCGTTCTTCCTGGGAAAGTGTTTGACATCCAGTCAACTGCTGAAGCATTCAAGTCCATCGAATCAACATGGTGCTGAGTAAAATAAGCAACACGCAATCTTGGATTCCTGGAAACATACCCTTGTAATGGCCTCAACTGCTCCATTAATATTTTTAGCAAAGTTGTCTTACCACAACCGTTAGCACCAACTATTGCAATTCTCGAGTCCATTTGAACATCTAAGTTGACATCTTTCAATAACAATTGACTAGGGTCGAAACCGAAAGAAACATCCTGCAGTTGTATAATAGGTGGAGACAGCTTTTCACAATCTGGGAAGTGAAAGTCAATGTTCTTCTCCTCTTCAGGAGGTTCCAAGACCGGAAGTTTCTCCAACTTTTTAATTCTCGACTGAGCTTCCTGTGACTTAGCTGCGTTGTATCTATACTTGTCGATAAACTCTTGGAGATGCTTTCTGTAAGCAAGTTGGTTTTCGTACTCTCTTTGAGCATTTTTGCGGCGCTCTTCCTTTGTTGCATAGAAGGAGTCGAAGTTCTGTCCCCTGTAGTAGTCCAGTCTCTCATTATGCTGATATATTATATCTGTAGCAACCtcattcaaaaatgcaCGGTCGTGTGAAACCACTACTACGGTAGCTGGATATGTTTTTAGGTACTCTGACAAATAAGCAATCGATGGAACATCCAACATATTGGAAGGTTCATCCAATAGCAGTAAGTCAGGTTgacaaaacaaagctcTTGCGAGCGATAGTCTCATTCTCCAACCACCAGAGAAAGAATTGGTGGGTTGCTGTTGAGACTCAGTGCTGAAACCCAAACCGTAAAGGATCGAAGCGGCTCTCGCCTCAGCTTTGTCTGACTCCATATCTATCAGCTTCTCTGAAATTTGTTCCAAATGGTTTTCTAAATCGCTTCGTTCattttccagttttctCGCTTCTAgactttcttcttcaaattcgCTGCGCAGCTTTTCTATCTCTGTAAGTCTCTCGTTAATTTTTGCTTCCTCTGACAGCAACTGCTTTCTCCAAACATCCGCGTCCAACACACTCTGCAAAGCCTTGGTCTCGTCACCTCTGAGCTCTTGTTCAACGTGCAAAATAGAAATGTGCTTGGGAACGTTCAGCTCTCTGCGGGAGAGAGCCCTCAGCAACGTCGACTTACCAATACCATTCTGGCCGACTACACCATATCTGTGGCCGAAACTCAAAGTGAGCTGGGCATCAGATAAAATTCTCTGGCCATCTCCGACATAAAGATCGAAAGTGTCCACTTTAATGTCCTTAGATTTGCCTGCAGCAGAGCCAAACTCCAAGGGATTGATTTGGAGGAAGAATGAATCGTAatcatcttctttggatTGGTTGATAAGACGGGATGCTTCATACTTGACAAACTTGTTATTTCTCTTCGCTACTTTCTTGGCgatcttcttttcagctttttccagctttttcaggTCAACTCTTGTTTCCATGTTACGGCCAGTGTGCTCAATATCGCCTGAAACACCTAAGTTAGTGAGCGAAGTATTTATGTTGGCTTTGCTGTTGTGATGCTGCAACACGTTAACATCCAACAATCTCTTACTAGTGTCACCGGTAACTTCCAATTTACTTTGGTTCTCCTGTAATTGGTGAGAAAGACTATCCAACATCTCATGGCAAACTTTCTCAACCTTTTCCTCATTCCCACCTGCATTCACAAGTAGCTCCTGTAGAAACGAGATCTCTTTGGATAGAGCTAGCTGCTTGCTTTGTACCGCATCGTAAGTAGCATTAAGTAAATGGTTGTAATAGCCCTTCGCGTAGTCAGCAACGACCTGGTCTACAGCAGGCGCTGCCTGACGAATTTTTAGACCGATATTAGACATTAATAGTAGCAGCAATGTTTGCTAAAAGTATTCAAAACTCTGGAGCTTTTGATGAGAAGGGCAGCTTGTAGATTCTTCTATTAAtgctaaaaattttggaagatCACGGGATGagacaaaaacaaatgcGCAAGCCCGGAATCGAACCGGGGGCCCATCGATGGCAACGAtggattttaccactaaaCCACTTGCGCCCTTGGATATTACTATCACATATTTGGATGTTTCTATGTAATCAGAAAAACATGTTGCATTGtgtcataaaacaataatggaacaaggatattctgagacaacAAAGGgacaacatcagagataatAAGGAACActagagataatgaggcttgctctaggtctccggatctataactataagtactactgcatccaaggctcagtatgagattaagtagaagaaaggaagaaggcATCCTTGGATAGAAGAATAATCGCGACTgtatagaggctattaaccgccaacttcatcataatccagaagctcataatccagaagctcataacAAGATACGACATAAGAGGTAACGCTGGATTGAGAACTAAGGGGTCATTTTGAGGGCAAAGCTGGTACCACAACATCAAAGATGTAAATGTGACTGCAGCCCGGGCCAAGCCGGATGAggagaaaaatttgaaagcGGTTTGAGAATCTCTTTGTGAGTTTCGTGGAACATTCAATGACTTTCAACGATCATTTTGTGACCCACAGTAAAAATTGATTGGCGGCTATAAATTTAAATTACTACCTTTCCGAGATTCAGAAAAACTATATGAGATACATCTTTGGTTTAAGAACCTTTCACTAATTTCATGAAAAGAAGTAAAAAGCGGAAGGGAGTCTAGTCTCTGGAtaaagaagttcttgaaatcgTGCATGTAAGTAGCTTGAAGTGACATTTCTGCAGCGCATATGTTAATTGATTTCTTAAGACTTTGAACGTCGCATAAAAAATGTCAGGATTATGTGGTATTTCTGGCCAACATCTATAGTAAAATATCTTTCATGTGAAAGAGTGGTCTTCTGTGTTTTGCGTAAATGAGCTCTCTTTGAAACAAATCAAATTTCCTTTCTCTGGCAGGCGCCAGTTGTTACAGATTGATTTAGCGAGATTGACTTTCTGAGCGGGATTTTGGTGCATCTGGGCTTTACTCCGTAAGCAGCCGAATTACTGTCGTCATTGCGATTGTGGAAAGATTTTGATAGTGCTTTCGAAGTATCACAATATGTAGCTAAAAATTCGTGACAGTCAAGCACATTTCTCTAAAAAAGATGTGCGCGCAACAAATTCGGTTTTGTAGGGTACTAACATAAATGTTTGTTGGCCTGATTATCTCATTTTAGCTAAAAACGAAAACATTAGGGCGAAAAGGTAGCAACCAACGCTGAGAAAGTGCCAAAAGTCAAAGGATCAACGTACCTGATTTATTTTGAGATTTCAAGGCTCCGGACTTGTTCGAATGCTTTTAAAATGACATGCCATAAATCTGGGTCATAGGTCCGGATTAGCTGATATATCATTTGTTGCAGGTCAGGAAAACCTTGAGTTCTCGCCAGACCAAGCAGCCTCTTTACGGCAGAAAACACGACAACGTACGTACTCCGATGCAAACGAGACGTCGGAGTTGTTTTAACGACAGCGGATGAGACTATGGCCAACCTTAAAAGAGCATCGACCTTTAGGATAGGTAAAGCAAAagcaaaatcttgaaaagtaTAAATTTGCGTGTCGGGCGTTCTGTAGAGTTTCTTTGCACAATCAATTTTGAGTCTCATAAAAAATCTTGGAACAAGAAATAGGGTCGTTTGCGGGAGCCTGCCACATGTCCCTTTTTCATTTCGCTGACATTTTTCGGAGGTGCTGTGGTACCTGCCACACTGAACCGCGAGATAAGGGAACGATTGCGTGCAGTTGCTGTAGGCTTGACGAGCAACAGGTCCAAAGAGTTGGGTTATATTGCAAATTTTATAGGCGCTTCTTGCATCTGCGAAGTGCACTCAGCCAAGGCATCAAGTTTTCTTGAGTGTAGGAGTTAGCTGGCTTTCATGATTCTCACTGAATCTTTTATTTTCGGTCCCTCACTTGTCTCATCGCAGCTGCtaaaaatttcaatttAATCGTGGTTGATAGCTCATCTCGAAGTCTCATATTAGCAACaaatcaaagacttcttttaCACAGGCCCTGAATGTCCAGgatcgaagagctggaatCTGATTCTGAGGAAAACTTCGGCTCCAAATCAAGCCAGGTTTTCCTCGGTTTTGTTGACGCTGCGATCAAGGAAAGTGATCAAGTTACTATCGAAGACAGCTTCATTGGGGGAGAGCCTGTATGGTTACATCCTGACTCTATCCCTGGAAAGGAGTTGCTCGAGTGTGGGGCCTGTAAGTCGCGGAACAATATGAAGCTCATTCTACAGGCATTTGCCCCCTTGGATCCTGAGCAGGTTGAAGATGCTACTCGCAAAGCTGGTCTTCAATCCAAtgcttctcaaaacatCAATCCTTCAGATGAAAGGGTTCTTTACGTGTTCATTTGTACAAAGTGCTCTAGGAAACCTCATTCTGTGCGTTGTATTCGCGGTGTAAGGAAATCTGCTGTGGACGACGTTCTCGGAGCCAAAATGGAGGATCATGGAACTGAAAAGGACTTTAATATAAATCCTTTTGATCTAAACCAAAACACTTCTAATCCTTTTAGTTCCTCATCTAATGAAACAGCGGATACTAACCCTTTCACCAAATCAGCCTCAACCCCTTTTGAGAGCACACAGAAAAAGGCAAATGTCCCAGCTGAGGAATCTAATAATCCTAAAAACGCCCGGAAGCAGCATGATGCCTTGCCCGATAAAAAGTTTGAAGGCAAGTTCCCGGGATTTTTTCTATATGTGGATGAAGAATCCTTTAAGAACAAGACTCCCGATCACTTAAAGCTGCCCAAGAACTTAAAAATTGACAAGACTGCCTTCGAATTATCagaggaagatgatgagTCAATAGGAAAATCACCCATTAAGCTCGATCCAAGAACTGAAAAACTCTCTAAATTTCTGGACGATGATGTGTTCCAGAAATTTCAGGAAATTGTTGGTTATAACCCTCTGCAAGTTCTGCGCTATGACTTTGGAGGAAGACCGTTATATTATTCTGCAACAAATGTTGAATTAGAAAAAATCGTACCATCTCCCGGTTGGAATCCATCATCTAAGAGAGTGTTTGAATTGCAACTAATGCCAAAGATGATAATGGACTTAGAAGTTACTGTCTCTGTCACAGAGGGTATGGACTGGGGAACGATTCTCATTTTCACGGACGTTGAAAACTACATACCCAAGTTCGACGAGCATGGTGTTGGTTACGTTGAGGAGTGTGTTCGGGTCCAATGGGAATCGGATAAATAAACAAGTTGTATTATTATAATTGGTTCTGATTACTTCCTATTTACAAGAGAGAAATTCGTTTTGTTAATATTTACAGTGCCGGGTGGTCATGCTCTCAAAGATACCTTGGAACTTTAACCTTCTCATATACGACAACTTTATCACCAGGCTCGTAGCTCTCAAAGTCATTTCCAAAAGTGATGCCGCACTcgttgttttttttcaccacGGAAGCGTCATCTTTCCcttgcttcaaagaggaaATGGTTCCATCGTAAACAACTTTTTCGTCTGCACCTCTAATAATTTTGACCGTTGCGTTTCTTGAGACCTGTCCACTTAGCACCTTACATCCAGCTATCTtaattgttttctttcgaaCACtaaagttgaaaatgtcGCGGATTTCTGCAGAGGCCACTTGTTTTGTTTCGTAGATTGGTTTCAGATTGTCAGTGAGGGTTTCCGTCACATCCTCGATTAGTTTATAGATGACATTGAACTGTGCAACTTCAATGTCGTCCTTATTATTGATAATGTCATGTGGCAACGAACCTAAATTGAAGCACAGTAGTTTACTGCCAGTGATTCGAGCCATTTTCATATCGTTTTCGTTGGGAATACCTACAGAGGCGGTAACTATATTACACCTCACCTCCTCATTTCCTAGTGATGCAATACTCTCTACTATTGCTTCAACAGAACCCGAGACGTCACCCTTAACAATGAAGTTAACTTTTTTAGGACCCTCATCCTTCGCATTTGCGCCCGTTTCTGAGTTTAGTGATTCGTCCTCGTTTTcattctctttcttgagcttagaaaaaacttttgttgcGCGCTCTTCATTCAAACGGTCAACATTTTCGGATTCCTTTAGGGTTTGGATTAGTGCCACTCTTTTGGCAACGTACTTTTTAGCAGTAGCCTCGTTCTTGACTTCTATCACTTCATCACCTGCCCCAGGTAGGTCCTTCCATCCTGTAATTTCAACAGCTTGGGCAGGCGTTGCTTTTGCAACTTCCTGGCCATTCTCGTTTTTTATACTCCTGACTTTACAATACGTGTTTCCGCATATAAGGACTTTTCCTTTTCGCAGTTCACCTTTTGTGATCAAGATAGTGCTAACGTTTCCCGtcgttttcttcatttcgCTTTCGAGTATATAGCCCTCTAGAGTAGCTTGAGCACCAGTTTCTGCCTTTAGGTCCATCACGTCGCTTAAAAGAACTATGCTCTCCTCCAAAAGCTCCATATT
Encoded proteins:
- the GCN20 gene encoding putative AAA family ATPase GCN20 (highly similar to uniprot|P43535 Saccharomyces cerevisiae YFR009W GCN20 Positive regulator of the Gcn2p kinase activity forms a complex with Gcn1p proposed to stimulate Gcn2p activation by an uncharged tRNA) produces the protein MSNIGLKIRQAAPAVDQVVADYAKGYYNHLLNATYDAVQSKQLALSKEISFLQELLVNAGGNEEKVEKVCHEMLDSLSHQLQENQSKLEVTGDTSKRLLDVNVLQHHNSKANINTSLTNLGVSGDIEHTGRNMETRVDLKKLEKAEKKIAKKVAKRNNKFVKYEASRLINQSKEDDYDSFFLQINPLEFGSAAGKSKDIKVDTFDLYVGDGQRILSDAQLTLSFGHRYGVVGQNGIGKSTLLRALSRRELNVPKHISILHVEQELRGDETKALQSVLDADVWRKQLLSEEAKINERLTEIEKLRSEFEEESLEARKLENERSDLENHLEQISEKLIDMESDKAEARAASILYGLGFSTESQQQPTNSFSGGWRMRLSLARALFCQPDLLLLDEPSNMLDVPSIAYLSEYLKTYPATVVVVSHDRAFLNEVATDIIYQHNERLDYYRGQNFDSFYATKEERRKNAQREYENQLAYRKHLQEFIDKYRYNAAKSQEAQSRIKKLEKLPVLEPPEEEKNIDFHFPDCEKLSPPIIQLQDVSFGFDPSQLLLKDVNLDVQMDSRIAIVGANGCGKTTLLKILMEQLRPLQGYVSRNPRLRVAYFTQHHVDSMDLNASAVDWMSNTFPGRTDEEYRRHLGAFGITGSLGLQRMQLLSGGQKSRVAFAALCLNNPHILVLDEPSNHLDTAGLDALMDALKKFTGGVLMVSHDISVIDGVCNEIWVSENGTVRRFEGTIFDYKNYIIASAGKAGVVKKH
- the TSR4 gene encoding small subunit rRNA maturation protein TSR4 (similar to uniprot|P25040 Saccharomyces cerevisiae YOL022C Protein required for cell viability), whose amino-acid sequence is MSRIEELESDSEENFGSKSSQVFLGFVDAAIKESDQVTIEDSFIGGEPVWLHPDSIPGKELLECGACKSRNNMKLILQAFAPLDPEQVEDATRKAGLQSNASQNINPSDERVLYVFICTKCSRKPHSVRCIRGVRKSAVDDVLGAKMEDHGTEKDFNINPFDLNQNTSNPFSSSSNETADTNPFTKSASTPFESTQKKANVPAEESNNPKNARKQHDALPDKKFEGKFPGFFLYVDEESFKNKTPDHLKLPKNLKIDKTAFELSEEDDESIGKSPIKLDPRTEKLSKFLDDDVFQKFQEIVGYNPLQVLRYDFGGRPLYYSATNVELEKIVPSPGWNPSSKRVFELQLMPKMIMDLEVTVSVTEGMDWGTILIFTDVENYIPKFDEHGVGYVEECVRVQWESDK
- the IFM1 gene encoding translation initiation factor 2 (similar to uniprot|P25038 Saccharomyces cerevisiae YOL023W IFM1 Mitochondrial translation initiation factor 2), which translates into the protein MLRRLSIVHVTCRRLIPSVQQSPSLSWALGSTRNYAKRTSSRKNDLKPVTFKIPNYTSVSDLSNMTNIKIEKLIRDLTKMGFTNVTHNYILSREYVELVLSSYNYKVEEQTSVLTPETVYDELKSPVNPKNLMKRPPIVTIMGHVDHGKTTILDYLRKSSIVSKEHGGITQHVGAFQVETPISKRRITFLDTPGHAAFLKMRERGATITDIVILVISAEDSLMPQTLEALKHARNSGNQMVVAITKIDRFSNPKQREAAIEKVNLDMMNHEIPIERIGGDVQVVPISARTGENMELLEESIVLLSDVMDLKAETGAQATLEGYILESEMKKTTGNVSTILITKGELRKGKVLICGNTYCKVRSIKNENGQEVAKATPAQAVEITGWKDLPGAGDEVIEVKNEATAKKYVAKRVALIQTLKESENVDRLNEERATKVFSKLKKENENEDESLNSETGANAKDEGPKKVNFIVKGDVSGSVEAIVESIASLGNEEVRCNIVTASVGIPNENDMKMARITGSKLLCFNLGSLPHDIINNKDDIEVAQFNVIYKLIEDVTETLTDNLKPIYETKQVASAEIRDIFNFSVRKKTIKIAGCKVLSGQVSRNATVKIIRGADEKVVYDGTISSLKQGKDDASVVKKNNECGITFGNDFESYEPGDKVVVYEKVKVPRYL